In one window of Arachis ipaensis cultivar K30076 chromosome B06, Araip1.1, whole genome shotgun sequence DNA:
- the LOC107648050 gene encoding uncharacterized protein LOC107648050, translated as MGNHVSFGASHVRGKIVFCDGSVQEFDEPLTAAELMLEHPQQVVVEMDSAMKERRPTPLPADKKLEMRKMYVMLPVKRGKAVGLSGEECRRIVMMVNYSATLHCKYNDLAVCSPRLLPWIARLWRNNEMLQRKEENMAGNNIEQLVPEIIEDRPEYYLSRQMSGKGWKPSLDTIKEKNKINTKLSRWFFIKSF; from the coding sequence atgggAAACCATGTCTCATTTGGCGCCTCACATGTAAGGGGCAAAATTGTGTTCTGCGATGGATCCGTTCAAGAATTCGACGAGCCGTTAACGGCGGCGGAGCTCATGTTAGAGCATCCGCAACAGGTGGTGGTGGAGATGGACTCCGCCATGAAGGAGAGAAGGCCAACTCCATTGCCTGCTGACAAGAAGTTAGAGATGAGAAAAATGTACGTGATGCTTCCGGTGAAGCGAGGGAAGGCGGTGGGACTGAGCGGCGAAGAGTGCCGCCGCATTGTGATGATGGTTAATTATTCTGCCACACTTCATTGCAAGTACAACGATCTTGCGGTGTGTTCTCCAAGGCTTCTTCCTTGGATCGCAAGGCTTTGGCGGAACAATGAAATGTTGCAGAGAAAGGAGGAAAACATGGCGGGGAATAATATTGAGCAACTAGTGCCGGAAATCATTGAAGACAGGCCGGAATATTATCTGAGTAGGCAAATGTCCGGGAAAGGATGGAAGCCTAGCTTGGACACCATTAAGGAGAAGAACAAGATTAACACAAAACTCTCTCGTTGGTTCTTCAtcaaaagtttttaa